One genomic segment of Pseudoalteromonas sp. GCY includes these proteins:
- a CDS encoding Crp/Fnr family transcriptional regulator, whose amino-acid sequence MFQYHFSTNLVEQLLAFAGNSFQHSKKEVLIHQDEPLSKLILVTSGTVSFSYDVGNGRRLLLGQLDCNNTLIGEIEALNHQPCIYTVTCLSDVTYHLIELKYWRKLLLEQPELSLYTAQTIAAKFTENQKINLDKLLLPLSYNIAKDCLLRAENSNPTLLRAYSTVSAEAERFATTERAYRRVVSELVEKGLIVRSSEGLKPVDVDALEDFVDSFAQA is encoded by the coding sequence ATGTTTCAATATCATTTTTCAACCAATTTGGTCGAACAGTTACTCGCATTTGCTGGTAATAGTTTTCAGCACAGCAAAAAAGAAGTCTTGATCCACCAAGATGAACCATTGAGTAAACTCATATTGGTGACCAGTGGTACTGTGTCTTTTAGTTATGATGTCGGTAACGGTCGTCGCTTATTACTCGGGCAACTGGACTGTAACAACACGCTAATTGGCGAAATCGAAGCGCTGAATCATCAGCCCTGTATTTATACCGTGACTTGCTTGAGCGATGTGACCTATCACCTCATTGAGCTAAAATATTGGCGAAAATTACTGCTAGAGCAGCCGGAGCTGAGCCTGTATACCGCGCAAACCATTGCCGCTAAGTTTACGGAAAACCAAAAGATAAATTTAGACAAGCTGCTGTTGCCGCTTAGCTACAACATTGCTAAAGACTGCTTATTGCGTGCCGAGAATTCGAATCCAACTTTACTTCGTGCCTACTCAACGGTAAGTGCTGAAGCCGAAAGATTTGCGACCACTGAGCGTGCATATCGTCGCGTGGTCAGTGAATTGGTAGAAAAGGGCTTGATAGTACGCAGTAGTGAAGGCTTAAAGCCAGTCGATGTTGACGCGCTTGAGGATTTTGTTGATAGCTTCGCGCAAGCTTAA
- a CDS encoding amidohydrolase yields the protein MKKTFLALLASFSLSSTAQVTLIHNVNGYTPTKSQQVERFSSLVIKDGKVVKTSSKDLSTQYPSATKFDGEGKTLLPGLIDAHGHIIGLGNNLLTLDVRGSKTIAEVGEQLSHYAKAHEGEWIIGRGWDQTLWPGGQFPTAADLDKYVKDKPVMLTRVDGHAIWVNSKAMALANISKSTETPEGGEIITLNSRMPSGIFIDKAEDLIRTHVPAQSDEQVDKALNKAGEHLLSLGITSAHDAGIDHTTWQVYQARAKEHTMPLRVYAMLSASSPKLAEMLDAGVVKDTRDQLSIRSVKIYADGALGSRGAALIRDYHDRKGHKGLMLENQATLEALITQAIRSGYSAHTHAIGDRANRIVLDSYQNVFKKAGGRLLRNRVEHAQIVHPDDIPRFKTLDIIPSMQPVHATSDMHMAEKRLDNKQLSGAYAWQTFLKQGSKVAAGSDFPVELANPFHGLHAAITRQDHQDLPKDGWRPTEKLTREQALQAFTIDAAYAAFQEYKLGSLEQGKWADFILIDQDYFTVSEDKIDDIQVEQTWIAGELKYQR from the coding sequence ATGAAAAAAACATTCCTCGCGCTTTTAGCTAGCTTTAGCCTCTCATCAACAGCTCAAGTAACCTTAATTCACAATGTAAATGGTTATACGCCCACTAAGTCGCAGCAAGTTGAGCGCTTTTCTTCTTTGGTAATTAAAGACGGTAAGGTCGTAAAAACGAGTTCAAAGGATCTTAGTACCCAATACCCGAGTGCAACTAAGTTTGATGGTGAGGGAAAAACCCTATTGCCCGGTTTAATTGATGCGCACGGTCACATCATTGGGCTCGGCAATAATTTACTCACCCTCGACGTGCGCGGTAGCAAAACCATTGCAGAAGTAGGAGAACAGCTTAGCCACTACGCAAAAGCCCATGAAGGTGAATGGATAATAGGTCGTGGCTGGGATCAAACCTTGTGGCCCGGCGGACAATTCCCAACCGCAGCCGATCTCGACAAATACGTAAAAGATAAGCCCGTCATGCTCACTCGAGTAGATGGTCACGCTATTTGGGTAAACTCAAAAGCGATGGCGCTTGCCAACATTTCAAAATCCACTGAGACGCCTGAAGGCGGTGAAATCATTACACTGAATAGCCGTATGCCGAGCGGTATTTTTATCGACAAGGCTGAAGATCTGATCCGCACTCATGTCCCTGCTCAGTCCGATGAACAGGTAGACAAGGCGCTGAATAAAGCAGGAGAACACTTGCTTAGTTTAGGTATTACCTCAGCACATGATGCCGGGATTGACCACACCACTTGGCAGGTTTACCAAGCACGCGCCAAGGAACACACGATGCCTCTTCGCGTCTACGCAATGTTAAGCGCTAGCTCACCCAAACTCGCGGAGATGCTAGACGCCGGAGTGGTAAAAGATACACGAGATCAACTCTCTATTCGTAGTGTAAAAATCTATGCTGATGGTGCACTTGGCAGCCGGGGGGCTGCGCTTATTCGCGACTATCATGACCGCAAAGGCCACAAAGGACTAATGCTCGAAAACCAAGCGACGCTTGAAGCATTGATCACCCAAGCCATACGCAGCGGCTACAGCGCGCACACCCACGCCATTGGCGATAGAGCGAATCGCATCGTGCTAGACTCTTATCAAAACGTCTTTAAAAAAGCAGGTGGAAGACTGCTCAGAAATCGTGTCGAGCACGCACAAATTGTCCATCCGGATGATATCCCCCGCTTTAAGACGTTAGATATTATTCCATCAATGCAGCCTGTTCATGCCACATCTGATATGCATATGGCAGAAAAGCGCTTAGACAACAAACAGCTTAGTGGCGCTTACGCATGGCAAACATTCTTAAAGCAAGGAAGTAAAGTGGCGGCGGGTTCTGATTTTCCGGTGGAGCTTGCAAACCCTTTCCATGGTTTGCATGCGGCCATCACCAGACAAGACCATCAAGATTTACCCAAAGATGGCTGGCGCCCAACAGAAAAGTTAACCAGAGAACAAGCACTTCAAGCATTTACTATTGATGCTGCTTATGCCGCATTTCAAGAATATAAACTGGGAAGTTTAGAGCAAGGTAAATGGGCCGATTTTATCTTAATCGACCAAGATTACTTTACCGTAAGCGAAGATAAAATTGATGATATTCAAGTCGAGCAGACGTGGATTGCAGGTGAGCTTAAATATCAGCGCTGA
- the proB gene encoding glutamate 5-kinase, with translation MTKNNKQTIVIKLGTSVLTAGSQTLNKPRLVELVRQCVTLRQAGHQVIVVSSGAVAAGRGVLQQQIGHSLAEKQMLAAIGQGQLIHLWQSLFSIYDVTVAQMLLTRADLEHRERYLTARDMLTKLLEHHVVPIINENDAVATSEIKVGDNDNLSAYVAILANADKLVLLTDQHGLFTADPRANPDAQLIEQVTHINDELRALAGGSGTQLGTGGMATKLQAADIAQRAGVDVVIAKGSEYDILPQVLTQTAPSTTFLKFDAPVGGRKRWLLSGPKSTGKIICDSGAINAVCNQGASLLAKGIVSIEGQFKRGELVQVFCQQGTLQAQGLTSLSNQELGLVIGRHSSEFAQCLGFESAEEIIHRDNLVLLNQHSQQEVLN, from the coding sequence ATGACCAAAAACAATAAACAAACCATTGTTATCAAGCTCGGCACAAGTGTCTTAACTGCAGGCAGCCAGACCTTAAACAAGCCCAGACTTGTTGAGCTGGTAAGGCAGTGTGTAACATTACGTCAAGCTGGTCATCAGGTCATTGTTGTATCTAGTGGTGCTGTTGCCGCTGGGCGCGGTGTATTGCAGCAACAAATTGGTCATTCGCTAGCTGAAAAACAGATGTTAGCTGCGATTGGGCAAGGTCAATTAATCCATTTATGGCAGTCATTGTTTAGTATTTACGACGTCACTGTGGCGCAAATGCTACTGACACGAGCCGATCTTGAGCACCGCGAACGTTATCTAACGGCACGGGATATGCTCACTAAGCTTCTAGAGCATCATGTCGTGCCGATCATCAACGAAAACGATGCAGTGGCAACGTCTGAAATAAAAGTTGGCGATAACGATAACCTCTCTGCTTACGTCGCAATTTTAGCAAATGCCGATAAATTGGTATTACTCACCGATCAGCATGGTCTTTTTACCGCAGATCCCAGAGCCAATCCAGATGCACAGTTGATAGAGCAAGTAACACATATAAACGACGAACTTAGAGCACTAGCAGGTGGCAGTGGCACACAACTTGGCACGGGTGGTATGGCGACTAAGTTGCAAGCCGCTGACATCGCACAACGAGCAGGCGTTGATGTCGTGATTGCAAAAGGTAGTGAATACGACATTTTACCGCAAGTACTTACGCAAACCGCACCAAGCACGACGTTTTTGAAGTTTGACGCTCCGGTTGGAGGGCGCAAGCGCTGGTTGCTGTCTGGCCCTAAATCAACCGGTAAAATAATTTGTGATAGTGGCGCAATCAATGCGGTATGTAATCAAGGAGCAAGTTTACTAGCAAAAGGCATCGTGTCGATTGAAGGGCAATTTAAACGTGGTGAGCTGGTTCAAGTGTTTTGTCAACAAGGCACGCTACAGGCACAAGGTTTAACTAGCCTAAGTAATCAAGAGCTTGGTTTGGTAATTGGCCGTCATAGTAGTGAATTTGCGCAGTGTCTCGGCTTTGAAAGTGCTGAGGAGATCATCCACCGCGATAATTTGGTGCTCTTGAATCAACATAGCCAACAAGAAGTGTTAAATTAG
- a CDS encoding glutaredoxin family protein, which yields MQFVRWFLGRLILLFDFIFTPRSKKRAAEQQQKLDAMTANLKLYQFKACPFCVKVRRAAKREGLKLETRDAKNDDQYRQELLEQGGKVKVPCLRIEEQGKVTWLYESNDIVAYLEKLEKAA from the coding sequence ATGCAATTTGTAAGATGGTTTTTAGGACGTCTGATTTTACTTTTTGATTTTATTTTTACCCCACGCAGTAAAAAACGTGCCGCAGAACAACAGCAAAAGCTAGATGCTATGACGGCAAACTTAAAGTTATACCAATTTAAGGCCTGTCCATTTTGCGTTAAAGTGCGCCGCGCTGCCAAGCGTGAAGGGCTTAAGCTTGAAACCCGTGATGCCAAAAATGATGACCAATATCGCCAAGAGCTGCTAGAGCAGGGCGGTAAGGTGAAGGTGCCATGCTTGCGAATCGAGGAGCAAGGGAAGGTCACTTGGTTGTACGAATCCAATGATATTGTTGCTTATCTAGAAAAGCTGGAAAAAGCAGCTTAA
- a CDS encoding YgjV family protein gives MSWEYLGYLASAFLVVSLMMSDVAKLRWFNLMGCICFTAYGALIQAWPVALTNGLLALVNTYHLVKLQKDQR, from the coding sequence ATGAGTTGGGAATATTTAGGCTATTTAGCCTCTGCTTTTTTGGTCGTTTCTTTGATGATGAGCGATGTTGCTAAGTTGCGTTGGTTCAATTTAATGGGCTGTATTTGTTTTACCGCTTATGGCGCACTTATTCAGGCTTGGCCGGTGGCATTAACTAATGGTCTGCTGGCACTAGTTAACACCTACCACTTGGTTAAATTACAAAAAGATCAGCGCTGA
- a CDS encoding DUF1543 domain-containing protein, protein MKLFVVYLGGRIQGCHIEMHDVRFVAANTIEEAYPKLKQQWVGDKNSVHMDSYTIIEHADGYAIELTEERVEQAEHLYFVNLGGYKPDSLAEAHDFGLFVATNADEAKEKAKAFLLNGFSHIHKDDLHDVDDCFAIDLFDQNLNIKLTHSGQSTPLTPLWFGYHPL, encoded by the coding sequence GTGAAGTTGTTTGTTGTATACCTAGGCGGCCGTATTCAAGGTTGCCATATTGAAATGCATGATGTGCGCTTTGTCGCGGCGAATACAATTGAAGAGGCTTATCCCAAATTAAAGCAGCAATGGGTTGGTGATAAAAACTCGGTGCATATGGATAGCTACACTATCATTGAACATGCCGATGGCTATGCCATAGAACTTACCGAAGAGCGTGTTGAGCAAGCTGAGCATTTGTACTTTGTGAACTTGGGAGGATATAAGCCAGATAGTTTAGCTGAGGCGCATGACTTTGGGCTGTTCGTTGCAACGAATGCGGATGAAGCAAAAGAGAAAGCAAAAGCGTTTTTGCTTAACGGTTTTAGCCATATTCATAAAGATGATTTGCATGATGTGGATGACTGTTTTGCGATTGATTTATTTGATCAAAACTTAAATATCAAGCTCACCCACAGTGGCCAATCAACACCGCTTACCCCTTTGTGGTTTGGTTATCATCCTCTATAA
- a CDS encoding GGDEF domain-containing protein, which translates to MSISYSPCGHELTLELLAQKSELVLMQALERVISDVFKESYAFYFSKSLSEKEVPKSIFVSHRDFCVVVGPVDAVVDKLQQRQDDKHLIQYHGDSVIPLYHQAQLVGFLYIEGQVNLTIATLIKHLLTVFAHQMATLHFARIDPLSELLNRQTFDEKVMEITNGDGFTVCRDDSEDRKWYLAMADIDHFKQVNDNFGHVIGDEVILLVAQKIKANFRAEDYVFRYGGEEFAVLFQSHNDDSAVVALERLRSTIASSRFPQVEHVSVSLGFTEVVDTLQVSEQVHKADLALYHSKENGRNQVTNYLALGLAESQYACAEIELF; encoded by the coding sequence ATGTCGATTAGCTATTCACCCTGTGGTCACGAACTTACTTTAGAGCTCTTGGCGCAAAAGAGTGAACTGGTGCTAATGCAGGCACTTGAGCGGGTTATCTCTGATGTTTTCAAGGAAAGCTATGCATTTTATTTCAGTAAAAGCCTATCGGAAAAAGAAGTCCCAAAGTCCATATTTGTGAGCCATCGCGACTTTTGTGTTGTGGTGGGGCCGGTAGATGCCGTGGTAGATAAATTACAGCAGCGCCAAGACGACAAACATCTCATTCAATACCACGGCGATAGCGTTATCCCACTTTATCATCAAGCTCAGCTCGTTGGTTTTTTATATATAGAAGGCCAAGTAAACCTCACCATTGCTACTTTGATTAAACACTTACTCACTGTTTTTGCGCATCAAATGGCAACATTGCACTTTGCTCGTATCGATCCGCTCTCCGAGCTACTTAATCGCCAAACGTTTGATGAAAAAGTCATGGAAATAACCAATGGGGACGGGTTTACGGTATGCCGTGATGACAGTGAAGACCGCAAGTGGTATTTAGCGATGGCAGATATCGATCACTTTAAACAGGTAAACGACAATTTTGGTCATGTGATTGGCGATGAAGTGATCCTGCTGGTAGCGCAAAAGATTAAAGCTAACTTTAGAGCAGAAGACTATGTGTTTCGCTACGGCGGTGAAGAGTTTGCAGTGCTATTTCAAAGTCACAATGACGATTCTGCTGTAGTGGCACTTGAGCGCTTGAGAAGTACAATAGCCTCTAGCCGATTTCCGCAAGTAGAGCATGTTTCTGTCAGCTTAGGGTTTACCGAAGTGGTCGATACACTACAAGTTTCTGAGCAAGTTCATAAAGCCGATCTCGCGCTTTATCACTCAAAAGAAAATGGCAGAAATCAAGTCACAAACTACCTCGCTTTAGGGTTAGCTGAATCACAATACGCATGTGCAGAAATAGAGTTGTTTTAA